TTGGGGCCcgaaaatgggagttggcatattctaccaaatcagattctccccaaagtgccaaGACATTGTCTTCAATTGGTGTAAatatctcaacaggtcgagcatcatgttgagatgatgaggatcgtcgccttctatgtgaagaagctccctcatcaatcGCTTatttatcatcatcatcaatcatcacggtatctatgaccggcccggaaggaggaccagtcgtcatcgccaccggagatgacttgggggcatcagtctttgccctcttattcttttccccggtcGCGGAGGCTTCGTAAAGAAGTGTTTGCACCCGAAACAGGTCCGAAGATACCTActcgagtaagtgcttcctgaagcagcctcgctgtaTCAGCGGGATCAACCAAAGCATCTTCCTTACGGACAGCAACAGAGcacgcaggtagacctaatttcaggAACAattcagaagggttcaaccaagttcttaagggccagttctttccacaaataagttttGGGCGTCGTGGCGTCCAAGATCTTTTGAACCTACCGGTAAAAACCTTCCACCACCGGTtggatccatcgagttgctgaaacatacGAAGGGTGAAGAGTTGATACAACCACATAGGAATATCTAGTAGaaagaaatacaaaacaaagAGATTACGAGTGCAGTTCCAAGCGGCCAGAAATGATGAAGccgttgtcggaatgatgtcgttggtggcaactacaacgaaccattccatccacccacggtcgttatcatcatccatgctagatagcAAAGCATGGTAGCCAtgcttgcagaggtttatcattcccccacggaagattttgggggaatagagattcatcatatgagctaaggttagctcctctccagtttccCGGCACAAACGTCGAAGATAGGTGACCGTCCTCCAcattgaaggacttacctgtgccaaacatacttggtagcgaaggcaaaactccgcaatcacggaatcaagctctccactcaaagaaaatgcacccaaagtgaagggatatgtgtaaaagtatgtaaatccttccttgggaagggtcactcactCCTATAGATCATGAGCGATAATATCTAACTCATGGAagcgacagtcttccttcacagtagAAATATTGGAAGGACAAATGGAAGAATGGTACttactaacagcccatgtacgagggttagcagtagggaatttctcttcaagGCTTTTGTGGTACCGAGTTTTCTTGAGATGATGGAACCCATCGTTGGAGGAACAGAGTCCTCGGTtttgtttttgttctttgtaGAACCAGCACGCTTAAAGGAAGAAGCCATTAAAAAAGAAGATGGGAAAGGTTTTGTGTTTGAATAGAACTACAGAAAGAACGGAAAGCAAAGATGCAAATCAAGAGTTCGAGAAATTATGAAACACAAAGGAAAATAATGTGGCGTATAAGTAAAGTTTTGGCGGCTACATTCATGgtcataattacctcgataattgGCAAAAGGtatgctgaatcatgggatgacacGTGTTCGGgtcattaaatgcggagagacgtgcatctaatcaactgtcagggactttcagagggagttatagttATTCCCACCAACTTCCtagtaacacaaagttatgtcaccggaaagcagggggactatctgtgtagGGAGAAATATGATATGACGCGTGGTCGTTTAAAGGGAgtacacgtggaacccaagacaggGATGGACGAAGACCGAACGCagccattccgcttgtcaccaTAAAAGATAACATTCATAAAGGTGTGTTAAATGCTATGTTCCCGGTAAtatttaatagggaatattctgcagcattaagagcgatgatctgttatagagaatttggcatttatggtcaCCGTTACgtattcatcaatgaccctcataattaacATTAAAGGGGGACATAatcctaggacttccttccctagagatagctataaatagtgagcttagtTATCATTGAAAAAGACatgaattttctggcaaaacttATACGATATTCTATAcgaagcttaatacaatcttatttTCTTgccttttgatctcatcattgttgtgcccggaaatcTTGTTCCCGAACATCTCTGCTGTTTCGTctatatttcaaggctaagtattgtacatttcttcaattattgtattatttcaggatcaaattaaatCACTTgtttagaaaccacgtataaattcaattgtaccgttttacgggtaagcACTTATAGCAAGCCTCGATATCGAATCAATTTACCGAATAAAAAATGACCCTGATACCAACTGTAAGATTAATTATGTAATACCGTAGCAGAGATTAAGACACAATAATACATATATAGAAGCATAATCTTGAGTTAGGGTCAGATACACATAATGTTCAACTCTATTGTTTCAGCAGCGACAACAAACAATGGTTAAGCTTGAGACCAACTTTCACGATCCGTTAGTTATAATTCTCTCACAGTCCGGAGAACTCCATTGATGGGATGACAACATATATACAATGTATTCAAGAGCAGAATACGCTAGGATTTTCTCATAGCTAGGGAAAGGGGATTGACATCTATTTATAGAGAGTGCTTACCCATCACCGATCAAAAGTTATTGGGCTTTGCTTATCCACACAcacaattaaatattaattatactaccttttatttaagaaaaaatgacactgtatagccgctataaaaataatagtcgaaaaatatataaaatatgtatattttttgtatatatatacgttttgtatgttacatataaaaattatacaaattttatacacttttcggctagcaaatataaatagtttctagagtgggctaaaagtgataatacccctttATTTAATCTACCACTTAGATACATCATTATGTTTGCACGCTATAACTAATTAATGTAAGtccaaattttaataaataatttgcTTTTTCACACCAATAGTAATTAGTAGCAAGACGAATTATTATATGAGTCCTCTCCATTTTCTCTTTCTCGTGCctcccaccccccccccccccccccaattttctcCGATGATCAAATATTGATGGATCGCCAAAGTTTTAATCACAAATCCTGAAAATTATTAGAATTAGCCACAAAATCCTACGGGGTGCCATAACTTCTTGTGTTAAAATTATACCAACatatttttgcttcaaaattggTCTAAATTAATTTTTAATACTAAATCCAATAATTTTTAATGGTTAGATTCAACCTAGACCTTCAAAAATCAGTAGACTCACTTTgttttctttaatatttttttccaaGCTCAATAAAATTCAATAATGGTGTTCTTTAATTTCTCCAACTAAACCATCCAAATCATTAAGAATAGACAATATAAGCTCAAGGGAGTATTATCCACATAATTTCAACCAGAAATAAATAGTGCGTCTTTAATTTCCTACAATAAAtatcttattttttttattttagtcGTCTGCTTATAATTTATTGAAAGAAGAATAAGGATAAAGAAAGaaaggaggagaaggaggagaaagaaaaagaaactttCTGGCGGAACTCTACAACTGCTAAGTTTTGTTAATAGGGACAAAAATTAAAAGGATATCCTCCGGAAGGACATCTAGCGTAAATCGCAGCTGTGCAAATCATGCAAAGTTTTATTGAAATACTTTGAGAGCCCGTTTGATTGTTAAAAAAAGAGGTATAATCATCGAATTAAACTCTGCACAATCATATACATTATTTGAATGCTTTTGCCAATTTTTCGGTATAAGTTATGTATTATTTTGTTCTAATTAGTATATGGAATAAGGTTATCAATATTGGTAATATACGAAGTaaaataaaaattgataaaaaatgTCATCACCTTTAGATTTTATTTCTTTGAAAATGTCCAAcacgaaaaaaataaaaaataaaaataaaaaatcggcTCATGAAGCTTAAGAATATACACCCCTGACATTTTAGACTTAACCGAATTATTTTTTGATTAAGAATATTCAAGaatactactacaacaacaaccgagtagaatctcacaagtggggtatgaGGAGGGTACAGTATACGCAAACCTTATCCATATCCAGGAggaatagagaggttgtttccgggaGACCCTCGGCCCAAAAAGGCAAACAAAGACAATAGATCCATACCAGCAGCCGCAACCAGAGAGATAATATCAACATCGTAAGAGATATAAAATATGTGGAAAGGCAATAACAAAAACAGGTACTAATTACATAGtactatgaaaatagaaaaataatgtGAACACAACATAAGCCACTAGAAGTCCAAGATAAAACACTATCAGACTAGCCCCACCCCCGGTATAAAGTAGAAAAACGCTCGACTACCCCCTAACATTCAACCCTAATGCTTGACCTCCACACCTTGctatcaagagccatgtcctcAGAGATCTGAAGTCGcgtcatgtcctgcctgatcaccttgCCCAATACTtattaggccgccctctacctcttctcatgctTGCCAAAGctagccgctcacacctcctaaccggggcatGTAGGCTTCTCCTCTGCACGTGTCCAAACCATCTGAGCCTTGATTCCTTCATCTTGTCGTCCATAGGAGCCACACCCATCTTCTCCCAAATAtcctcattcctaatcttatccaccTAGTGtgaccgcacatccatctcaacatcctcatttctgctacttcaatcttctggatatgtgacttcttgactggccaacactcaggcCTATACAACGTAGCTgatctaaccaccgctttatagaacttacctttttaagttttggtggcacatTTTTGTCACAtaagactccagatgctaacctccatttcatccaccctacCCCTACACGGTGCATGACATCCTCGTCGACCTCCTAATCCTCTTGGACAATTGACCCAAGATACTTAAAACTCCCTtttttgggatgatttgtgaGTCAAGCCTTACGTCCATGTCTGCTTCCCCTGATCACGTTGTGAACTTGCACTCCACGTAAGAATATTCaagaatattttaaaaaaattaagaatATTCACAAGAAGAAGGAAAAAGCAATGTATTAATGCTTTTGTTGAGAGTCGGACTAAAAACCTTCCCGCTTTCTTAACGGGTgctctaaccaactgagctacAAAATGTGTTTCAAAGAACTTCTTTAATCAAATCCTTTCCCCGAAGAAAACATTAAACGAATAACTtgttttaataatttttagtCTAACAAAATATGAATTTACAAACTACTGTAGTAAAATGTAGGTGCAGTTTGATATTTCACATACTTATCAACTTAAGGATAAGTAGCAGTTGAAATTATAACTACCAGTTTATCCTCGAAGAGCTCCTGAGCTTGGGACTTTTGTTAGTTTTGAGGTCCGAATGCGTTTGACAATGTCCTCCTCAGCTCTTCCTCTTCCTTTCTCTTCCTCAACTTTCTCCCAATCCCCAGCTTCTTTAACCTTAACCCATCACCCAAACTTCTCTTCTCTACTCCACAGCGACACTCTCACCGACGAACAACAATGCACTGTAAAAAACGAGTCCAAACCCAGAACAATTCGTTACCGTTTAGGTGAACTGTGTAGACAAGGCCAACCCCATCTCGCACGCCAACTGTTCGACACAATTCCTCAACCAAGTACTGTCCTATGGAACACAATTATCATTGGTTTTATCTGTAACAACATGTCCCATGAAGCCATTTCATTCTATTCCCGATTGAAACATGTGGGTTCATCGACATGTGATCAGTATACTTTTTCTTCTGTTCTCAAAGCTTGCGCTGAGACGAAACGGATTCTTGTAGGTAAAGCCGTGCACTGCCACATTCTTCGCTCGGGTATTCACCCTAGTAGGATTGTGTGTAATTCTTTGTTGAATATGTATTCCACTTGTCTCGGATTCGAAAATGGTTCTCGTTGTGATTTAGTTGAAAGGGTGTTTACAACTATGCGTAAAAGAAATGTTGTTGCTTGGAATACCATATTTTCGTGGTATGTTAAAAGGAAGAGGTTTTCGGAAGCAGTTAGGTGTTTTGTTATGATGATGAGAATAGGCATTAAGCCGACTGTATTTAGTTTTGTTAATGTTTTTCCTGCTGTCTCTGAAATAGGGGATGTTAGAGTCGCTGATGTTCTTTATGGTTCGCTTGTGAAATTGGGTAATGAATATGTAAATGACTTGTTTGTTGTTAGTGCTGCGATTGTTATGTATGCTGATATTGGTTGCATTGATTTGGCGAGCAGAATATTTGAGAATAGTTGTGAAAGAAATACAGAGATTTGGAACTCTATGATTAGCGGGTACATTCAGAACAATTTTCCTTTTAAAGCACTTGATCTCTTTCTTGGAGCTGTAGAAGCAGAGGACGGTGTTCCTATTGATGATGTGACATTTGTATCCGCTCTTACAGCAACTTCACAGTTGCAGAATTTGGAGTTTGCTCAACAGCTACATGCATGTCTGATAAAGAAATGCATGGATTCACAGGTTATTTTGCTAAATGCTATGGTTGCCACATATTCTAGGTGTAACCGTGTTGGTGATTCCTTTAAAGTTTTTAGTGGAATGGAGGAAAGAGATATAGTATCGTGGAACACCATGATGTCTGCTTTGGTACAAAATGGACTTGATGATGAGGCTTTGATGCTAGTATATGAGATGCAAAAGCTGGGGGTTGCAATTGATGCTATAACAATTACTATTCTGCTTTCTGCGGCATCAAATCTCAGGGACAGGAAAATCGGTAAACAGACCCATGCTTATCTTCTGAGGCACAATATTCAATTTGAAGGGATGGAGAGTTACCTGATAGACATGTATGCCAAATCTAGCATGATTAGAGAAGCACAAGCAATATTTCAGTCAAACTGCACAAATGATAAAGATCAGGCCACATGGAATGCTATGATTGCTGGAAACACTCAAAATGGATTAATTGAACAATCCTTTGTTGACTTCAAGGAGATGCTGGAGCAGAATGTGAAACCGAATGCTGTTACCTTAGCATCACTTCTCCCAGCATGCAGTCAGTCAGGAAGTATAGCAATAGGCAAGCAGCTACATTGTTTTGCAATTCGCAATTTGTTTGAGAACAATGTTTATGTTGTCTCGGCTTTGGTAGACATGTATTCAAAATCTGGCAGCATTCATTACGCTGAAAGCATTTTTCTAAAATCCCCTGAGAAGAACTATGTGACATACACAAATATGATTTTGGGATATGGCCAGCATGGGATGGGTAAAAAAGCTCTTGCGCTGTTCTACTCTTTGCGGGAGAATGGTTTAAAACCAGATGCTGTTACCTTTGTAGCAATCTTGTCTGCTTGCAGCTACACTGGATTGGTTGATGAAGGCCTTCAAATATTTGAGCTGATGGACGAAGAATACGGGATTCAGCCCTCAGCAGAGCACTATGCTTGTGTGGTTGACATGTTAGGAAGAGTTGGACGGTTGGATGAAGCTCATAATTTTGCTAAACAGTTGGGTGAAGAGGGTAATGTCTTGGGAATATGGGGATCACTCCTTGCTGCCTGCAGAGTCCATAGAAATTTTGAATTGGGGAAAATTGTTTCCAGTAAGCTGCTTGAATTAGAGGGGAGTGACAGAATATCTGGTTATCATGTTCTGCTTTCAAATATATATGCAGAAGAAGGAAACTGGCAGTCTGTCGATAACGTAAGAAGAGGAATGCGCAAAATGGGATTGTCAAAGGAGGTTGGATGTAGTTGGATTGGTACTTCTGGCTATCCAAGCTGTTTTGTGTCTAGAGATAGGAAGCATCCTCAGAGCGACATGATATATGATATGTTGGGTCATTTAACCATCAATATGAAGGATGTTGGTTATAAGCCTAACCTTGAACTTATAGAAGAGTGGATGTATGGGCTACAAGAATAAAAAGGTATTTTAGTTCATCCACTATGTACCTCTGTATTGATGACCTTTGGGGGCAGGATACTGTAGTTTATCAGCGACCAGCTTGGCCTTTGAGATTTGAGGTAATGAAGTTTTCTTTAGTTctttgtttagtttttttttttaatgatggCTTTTACTTCACGGTACAAATTGTCAAAACTGGTAAATTCAGTTAGTGAAACGTTTATATGTTGCTTTACTAAGACAGATCAGTCAAGAAAATCCAATTACCATTTTGGAAGCAAAGAAGGAGTCCCTAATAGCAAAGAAAGGATCCAATCCAAGATTACAACTTCTGTCAAGCTATCTATTTGACTGAAGCACATTTAAATTAGGTGCCCAGTTAATTTCTTTTGCATAACCTATGCTTGTTTTGCAGTTGTGCTT
This region of Nicotiana tomentosiformis chromosome 4, ASM39032v3, whole genome shotgun sequence genomic DNA includes:
- the LOC104115280 gene encoding pentatricopeptide repeat-containing protein At3g22150, chloroplastic; the protein is MRLTMSSSALPLPFSSSTFSQSPASLTLTHHPNFSSLLHSDTLTDEQQCTVKNESKPRTIRYRLGELCRQGQPHLARQLFDTIPQPSTVLWNTIIIGFICNNMSHEAISFYSRLKHVGSSTCDQYTFSSVLKACAETKRILVGKAVHCHILRSGIHPSRIVCNSLLNMYSTCLGFENGSRCDLVERVFTTMRKRNVVAWNTIFSWYVKRKRFSEAVRCFVMMMRIGIKPTVFSFVNVFPAVSEIGDVRVADVLYGSLVKLGNEYVNDLFVVSAAIVMYADIGCIDLASRIFENSCERNTEIWNSMISGYIQNNFPFKALDLFLGAVEAEDGVPIDDVTFVSALTATSQLQNLEFAQQLHACLIKKCMDSQVILLNAMVATYSRCNRVGDSFKVFSGMEERDIVSWNTMMSALVQNGLDDEALMLVYEMQKLGVAIDAITITILLSAASNLRDRKIGKQTHAYLLRHNIQFEGMESYLIDMYAKSSMIREAQAIFQSNCTNDKDQATWNAMIAGNTQNGLIEQSFVDFKEMLEQNVKPNAVTLASLLPACSQSGSIAIGKQLHCFAIRNLFENNVYVVSALVDMYSKSGSIHYAESIFLKSPEKNYVTYTNMILGYGQHGMGKKALALFYSLRENGLKPDAVTFVAILSACSYTGLVDEGLQIFELMDEEYGIQPSAEHYACVVDMLGRVGRLDEAHNFAKQLGEEGNVLGIWGSLLAACRVHRNFELGKIVSSKLLELEGSDRISGYHVLLSNIYAEEGNWQSVDNVRRGMRKMGLSKEVGCSWIGTSGYPSCFVSRDRKHPQSDMIYDMLGHLTINMKDVGYKPNLELIEEWMYGLQE